A genome region from Brassica oleracea var. oleracea cultivar TO1000 chromosome C2, BOL, whole genome shotgun sequence includes the following:
- the LOC106327418 gene encoding uncharacterized protein LOC106327418: protein MAESPSQSGAQLVAHQAESDLASLVFEMSQQVQVGMDNMLKFVNEIDGNSVGIKEEIDRSKEFAMEKKRVLEEEKEQFQKAAYTILDMLSNRV from the exons ATGGCGGAATCACCGTCGCAGAGTGGTGCGCAGCTTGTTGCTCATCAAGCTGAATCGGATCTAGCTTCTCTCGTATTCG AAATGTCGCAGCAGGTTCAGGTGGGGATGGATAATATGCTCAAGTTCGTCAA TGAGATCGATGGGAACTCTGTGGGAATCAAGGAAGAGATTGATAGATCGAAGGAGTTTGCAATGGAGAAGAAGAGGGTGCTCGAGGAAGAGAAAGAACAGTTTCAGAAAGCTGCTTACACTATTCTAGACATGCTCAGCAACCGAGTCTAA